The genomic interval CTCGCCGAGGTCCTCCCACATCACGTGGAGCGCGCCGCAGCCGATCACGGTGCCGTCCTCGTCGACCGCGACGAGGAACTCCTGGATGGCCTCGTAGTAGACCACGAGCTCCTTGCCGAGCAGGATCTGGCGGGCGGCGAGGGGCTGCACCAGGCGGTCGATGGCCCGGACGTCGGCCGGGAGCGCGGGGCGCAGCTCGATGCTCATGCGGGGGATGCCGTCCTTCGGGGGTCCGTGTCGGCGTCGCTCTCGGCCCCCGGGTTCTCGGCCGATCGGTCCTCGTCCGACGGTTGGTGCTCCCCGACGCTACTCGCCTCGACCTTCTCGCCGTCACCCGTCTCGCGCGGCGTCACGGGAGGGACGTCTCCGCCGGCGACCCCGGCGGTCGGGACCGGCCCGTCGTCCCCGCTCCCCGCATCGTCCTCGGCGCTTCCCGGCGCGCTCGCGGCCGGCGGCTCCTCGTCGGAGTTCCCGCGCTCCCGCAGCGCCGCCTCCTCCTCGGCCCGCTGGGCGGCGCGCTCGTGGCGGCCGTCCAGGAGGTGGTTCATGAGGGAGACCAGGCGCTCGACGACGAGGGCCACGACGACCGCAATGACCACGGCGACCGTGATGGCGAGCAGATGGTTGTCCTCGAACCAGCTGCCGGCCACGGCGCCGATGCCGCACGAGTACACGGCCCATACGAAGGTCGCGGCGAGCGAGCGGTGCCAGAACTGGCGCCAGGGATAGCGGACCGCACCGGCCGTGAGGTTCACGGCGGTGCGGCCGAAGGGGATGTAGCGGGCGGTCATCAGGAAGAGCAGGGCGCGCCGGTCCAGGCCGCGCTCCGCCGCCTGGACCGCCTTCAGTCCGCGTCCGCGATGGAGGAAGCCGAAGCGCTCCCAGCCCACGGTGCGTCCGATCAGGTAGGCGATGTTGTCGCCCAGGAAGGCGCCGCCCCAGGCCGCGAGCACCGTCAGCCAGATCGGGGGCACCGAGGACGACGCCCACAGGGAGGACAGGGCGACGATGACCGATTCGCTGGGGACCGTGGGGAAGAAGGCGTCGATCGCGCACAGCGCGAACACCACCAGGTGCACCCACCAGGTGTCGCCCGCGGCGACGATCCAGTCCTGCAGACCGGTCATCCACGCCTGGAACGTGCCCACTCCCACGATCGCGCTCCGCCTCTCCGTCCGACTGCGCCGTACCTGTGGCGAGAGCGCCCGGCGCCCTCAGGGCGCCGGGCGCTCACTCCTCTGCCGACCCGGAGGTCAGCGCGAGGAGCTCACATCGGTGTCCTCGGAGGATGCAGCGCCGGATCCGTCGTCCGCGCCGGTCCCTCCGTCGGCCCCGGAGGAGTCCTCGCCCTCCGGCACGTCCGGGTGGGCGGCGTCCTCGGTGCGGGCCTCCGTCATCGCGCTGACGGAGACGTCGTCCGAGAGGGCCTCGAGCGATCCGCCGTCGGTGCGGCGACGGAACACGAGCTCGCCCAGCAGGCCCTCGCCCTCGGAGTCGACGACGATGTGGTCGCCCGCCGAGACCTGGCCGAACAGGATCCGCTCGCTGAGCGCGTCCTCGATGTCCCGCTGGATCGTGCGGCGCAGCGGACGCGCGCCGAGCACGGGGTCGTAGCCCTTCTCCGCGAGCAGCTCCTTGGCGCCCTCGGTGAGCTCGATGTCCATGTCCTTCTCCGCGAGGCGCGTGCCGAGCTTGGCGACCATGAGGTCGACGATCTGCACGATCTCCTCCTGGGAGAGCTGCGGGAAGACCACCACGTCGTCGACGCGGTTGAGGAACTCGGGCTTGAAGTGCTGCTTGAGCTCCTCGTGGACCTTCGACTTCATGCGCTCGTAGTCGGTGGAGAGGTCCCCGCCGGCGGTGAAGCCCATGGAGACGCCCTTGGCGATGTCGCGGGTGCCCAGGTTCGTGGTCATGATGATCACGGTGTTCTTGAAGTCCACGACGCGGCCCTGCGAGTCGGTCAGGCGGCCGTCCTCGAGGATCTGCAGGAGCGAGTTGAAGATGTCCACGTGGGCCTTCTCCACCTCGTCGAACAGCACCACGCTGAAGGGCTTGCGACGCACCTTCTCCGTGAGCTGGCCGCCCTCGTCGTAGCCGACGTACCCGGGGGGCGAGCCGAACAGCCGCGAGGCCGTGTGCTTCTCGCCGAACTCGGACATGTCCAGTTGGATGAGGGACTCCTCGTCGCCGAACAGGAACTCCGCGAGGGCCTTGGCGAGCTCGGTCTTGCCGACGCCCGTGGGGCCCGCGAAGATGAACGAGCCGCCGGGACGCTTGGGGTCCTTGAGGCCGGCGCGGGTGCGGCGGATCGCCTGCGAGAGCGCCTTGATGGCCTCGTTCTGCCCGATGACGCGCTTGTGCAGCTCATCCTCCATGTGGAGCAGGCGCGAGGACTCCTCCTCGGTGAGCTTGACGATCGGGATGCCGGTCGAGGCGGCGAGCACCTCGGCGATGACCTCCTCGGAGACTGTGGTCACCGCGTCGGTCTCGCCGTTGCGCCATGCGTCCTCGCGCTCGTCGCGCTCGGTCTTGAGGGTCTGCTCCTCGTCGCGCAGCGAGGCGGCCTTCTCGAAGTCCTGGCCGTCGATCGCCTCTTCCTTGCGCTTGCGGACGTCCTCGATCTTCTCGTCGTACTCCTTGAGCTCGGGCGGCGCGGTGAGGCGGCGGATGCGCAGGCGCGCGCCGGCCTCGTCGATCAGGTCGATCGCCTTGTCCGGCAGGAAGCGGTCGTTGACGTAGCGGTCCGAGAGGTTCGCCGCGGCCACGAGGGCGCCGTCGGTGATGGTCACCTTGTGGTGCACCTCGTAGCGGTCGCGCAGCCCCTTGAGGATCTCGATCGTGTGGGCGATCGAGGGCTCGTCGACCTGGATCGGCTGGAAGCGGCGCTCGAGCGCGGCGTCCTTCTCGATGTGCTTGCGGTACTCCTCGAGCGTGGTCGCGCCGATGGTCTGCAGCTCGCCGCGGGCGAGCATCGGCTTGAGGATGCTCGCGGCGTCTATCGCGCCCTCGGCCGCCCCCGCGCCGACGAGCGTGTGGATCTCGTCGATGAACAGGATGATGTCGCCGCGCGTGCGGATCTCCTTGAGCACCTTCTTCAGGCGCTCCTCGAAGTCACCGCGGTAGCGCGAGCCGGCGACCAGCGAGCCCAGGTCCAGCGTGTACAGCTGCTTGTCCTTGAGGGTCTCCGGCACGTCGCCGCGCACGATCGACTGGGCGAGGCCCTCGACGACGGCGCTCTTGCCCACGCCGGGCTCGCCGATCAGCACCGGGTTGTTCTTGGTGCGGCGGCTGAGGACCTGCATGACGCGCTCGGCCTCGTGCTCGCGGCCGATGACCGGGTCGAGGTTGCCGTCGCGCGCAGCCTGGGTGAGGTTGCGGCCGAACTGGTCCAGCACGAGCGAGCCGGCGGGCTGGCCCTCCGCGGGGCCGCCCGCGTTCGCGGGCTCTTTGCCCTGGTAGCCGGACAGGCGCTCGATGACCTCCTGGCGCACTGCGGCGGGCTCGGCGCCCAGACGGGAGAGCACCTTGACCGCGGTGCCCTCGCCCTCGCGCAGCAGGCCGAGCAGGATGTGCTCGGTGCCGATGTAGTTGTGGCCCAGCTGGAGCGCCTCGCGCAGCGAGAGCTCGAGGACCTTCTTGGCGCGCGGCGTGAAGGGGATGTGACCCGTGGGGGCCTGGTTCCCCTCGCCGATGATGTCCCGCACCTGGTCCCGGGCGGCGTCGAGGGTGACCCCGAGCGCCTCGAGGGCCTTCGCGCCCACGCCCTCGGCCTCGTGGATGAGGCCGAGGAGGATGTGCTCGGTGCCGATGTAGTTGTGGTTCAGCAGGCGGGCCTCGTCCTGTGCGAGGACGACGACGCGACGCGCGCGGTCGGTGAAGCGTTCGAACATGTCTCTCCCCCATCGGGCGGTGGTGATGGATCGAGACTAGTCGGAACCCCACCGCCGATCGATGGCTGTTCGCCGCGGGCGTGACGGCGCGCGACCCGGAGATCCCGCCGATCAGCTCGGCAGAGGTCGGTCCGGCGCAGTGGTCGGGGCGGAGCCTGCCCCGGTGAGGTCCGGGACGACGGTCCCGCGGGCGTCGTGCACACAGGCCGCATCGATCGAGCCGCCCTCCCCCTCGATCTCCAGGACGATCTCGTCAGCGGTGACGGACGCGGGGAGCCGGTGGATCCTGCGCACGCCGACGGTGCCGCCGGCCGCGAGCTCCCGGCCCCGGGAGTCGAGGAGCCGGTGGCGGCGGATGCGCTGGCCGTCCTCGAGGTGCTCGCGCAGCTCGACATGATCGAAGGTCGTCGGCCCGGGCAGCCGCAGGACCGCGGAGACGGACGAGGAGGAGTCGTGGAGCTCAGGAGCGTCGTCCGATGGTGCCGCCCCCGTGCCGACGCTCTCCCTGCGTGCCGGGATCGGCGACCCGAACCGGGCGCGCAGGGCCGCGGCGAGCTCGGCGACCCGGGACGCGTCGGCCGGATCGATGCGGCCGCGCCGGTCGGGCGGGATGTTCAGCAGCAGGTTCGCTCCCAGGCCGATCGAGCGGTCGTGGATCGCGAGCAGGTGCGGGAGGGACTTCGGCTGCTCGTGCTCCTGCCAGAACCAGCCGTCGCGCAGGGACACGTCGCACTCCGGCGGGAGGTAGCGCGGGGCAGCTGTCTCGATCATGTCGTCGTCATAGTTGTTGAGGTCGGCGCTGCTGGTGACGTACTCCACGGGGTCGCTCGCGAGCCCGTCCTCGTTCCCCACCCAGCGGATGGTCGCGCGCCCCATGTTGAACACCATCGCCCCGGGCTGCAGCTCGTCGACGAGATCGCCGATGGCGTCCCAGTCGTACTCGCGGCCCGCGGAGCCCGCGCCGTCGAACCAGAGCTCGTGGAGGGGCCCGTACCCCGTGCACAGCTCGCGCAGCTGCTCGAGGTAGAAGGCGTCGTAGCGCGCGGGATCCGCGTACTCGGGAGCGTGCCGGTCCCAGGGCGAGAGGTACAGACCGAGACCGAGACCCCAGCGCTCGCAGGCCGCGGCGACCTCGGCGACGAGGTCGCCCCGACCCTGCCGCCACGGGCTCGAGCGGACGCTGTAGTCCGTGGTCGCGGTGGGCCACAGGCAGAAGCCGTCGTGATGCTTGGCCGTGAGCACCACGTAGGCGGCACCGAGGTCGTGCGCGGTGCGCACCCATTCGTCGGCGTCCAGGTCGGAGGGGTCGAAGATGCCGGGCGAGAGGGTCCCGTCGCTCCATTCCAGACCGGCGAAGGTGTTCACACCCACGTGGAAGAACACGCCCAGCCCCTCGCGCTGCCATGCCAGCTGCTCGGGCGTCGGCCGCAGCGGCTCCATCGGTCGCGAGGGCGGGACGGGGCACGGCGGGGATTCGGGATGCACGTCGTCGGACATGCACCCACCTCATCAGAGAGTCG from Brachybacterium kimchii carries:
- a CDS encoding DedA family protein gives rise to the protein MGVGTFQAWMTGLQDWIVAAGDTWWVHLVVFALCAIDAFFPTVPSESVIVALSSLWASSSVPPIWLTVLAAWGGAFLGDNIAYLIGRTVGWERFGFLHRGRGLKAVQAAERGLDRRALLFLMTARYIPFGRTAVNLTAGAVRYPWRQFWHRSLAATFVWAVYSCGIGAVAGSWFEDNHLLAITVAVVIAVVVALVVERLVSLMNHLLDGRHERAAQRAEEEAALRERGNSDEEPPAASAPGSAEDDAGSGDDGPVPTAGVAGGDVPPVTPRETGDGEKVEASSVGEHQPSDEDRSAENPGAESDADTDPRRTASPA
- a CDS encoding ATP-dependent Clp protease ATP-binding subunit, producing MFERFTDRARRVVVLAQDEARLLNHNYIGTEHILLGLIHEAEGVGAKALEALGVTLDAARDQVRDIIGEGNQAPTGHIPFTPRAKKVLELSLREALQLGHNYIGTEHILLGLLREGEGTAVKVLSRLGAEPAAVRQEVIERLSGYQGKEPANAGGPAEGQPAGSLVLDQFGRNLTQAARDGNLDPVIGREHEAERVMQVLSRRTKNNPVLIGEPGVGKSAVVEGLAQSIVRGDVPETLKDKQLYTLDLGSLVAGSRYRGDFEERLKKVLKEIRTRGDIILFIDEIHTLVGAGAAEGAIDAASILKPMLARGELQTIGATTLEEYRKHIEKDAALERRFQPIQVDEPSIAHTIEILKGLRDRYEVHHKVTITDGALVAAANLSDRYVNDRFLPDKAIDLIDEAGARLRIRRLTAPPELKEYDEKIEDVRKRKEEAIDGQDFEKAASLRDEEQTLKTERDEREDAWRNGETDAVTTVSEEVIAEVLAASTGIPIVKLTEEESSRLLHMEDELHKRVIGQNEAIKALSQAIRRTRAGLKDPKRPGGSFIFAGPTGVGKTELAKALAEFLFGDEESLIQLDMSEFGEKHTASRLFGSPPGYVGYDEGGQLTEKVRRKPFSVVLFDEVEKAHVDIFNSLLQILEDGRLTDSQGRVVDFKNTVIIMTTNLGTRDIAKGVSMGFTAGGDLSTDYERMKSKVHEELKQHFKPEFLNRVDDVVVFPQLSQEEIVQIVDLMVAKLGTRLAEKDMDIELTEGAKELLAEKGYDPVLGARPLRRTIQRDIEDALSERILFGQVSAGDHIVVDSEGEGLLGELVFRRRTDGGSLEALSDDVSVSAMTEARTEDAAHPDVPEGEDSSGADGGTGADDGSGAASSEDTDVSSSR
- a CDS encoding alpha-L-fucosidase produces the protein MSDDVHPESPPCPVPPSRPMEPLRPTPEQLAWQREGLGVFFHVGVNTFAGLEWSDGTLSPGIFDPSDLDADEWVRTAHDLGAAYVVLTAKHHDGFCLWPTATTDYSVRSSPWRQGRGDLVAEVAAACERWGLGLGLYLSPWDRHAPEYADPARYDAFYLEQLRELCTGYGPLHELWFDGAGSAGREYDWDAIGDLVDELQPGAMVFNMGRATIRWVGNEDGLASDPVEYVTSSADLNNYDDDMIETAAPRYLPPECDVSLRDGWFWQEHEQPKSLPHLLAIHDRSIGLGANLLLNIPPDRRGRIDPADASRVAELAAALRARFGSPIPARRESVGTGAAPSDDAPELHDSSSSVSAVLRLPGPTTFDHVELREHLEDGQRIRRHRLLDSRGRELAAGGTVGVRRIHRLPASVTADEIVLEIEGEGGSIDAACVHDARGTVVPDLTGAGSAPTTAPDRPLPS